CAAGCCTCTGGCTGTGATTATACCTGCTCCTTCCCTCATTCCCAGCTCTGCCGGGCTGCTGACTCTATGCTTTACCTGTCTTTTGCCAGGATCGCAGCTCTCAGAAGGTGGCAGATGTGACCTTGGCAGTGGCCAACTACATCAACCCAAAGCACCTGGACGATTTCCACAAGTAATCTCAGTTCCCTGGTATTTTCTGCAGGAGAAAATGTCCCAGCAGCATAGGCAGGGGGCAGAGACCAGGTTAGGAGGAGCCTGGAGGACTTTCCTCTCCGGTGCAAACCCCAAGGGCAGGCCAGCCAGCCCTGAAATGCAGCCagagctccctgccctgcctccctctGCGCTGCTGGCAGGCAAGAGAGATTTAGGGAACAGTGGGACCGTGGGTCAGAGCCCAAGGGAGAGCCGTCCCACCTGGGAAtgggccagcccagcccagcacttTTATTTCCAGAGCACTGCCTGCCTGTCTGTGCTGGGTGGACACTGCCCAGGGGTGCTACGGTTTCAGCCATGTCCCAGGCACCCTGTGGCCTCGCTAAAGACCAGTGCTATGTGCTGTGGTTTCTTCCAGGGCAAACTGGTTGGGTTGTGGCCACAGCACAAGGGAGTCCCTTGGGCTGGGTGGCACCTCTGCCATCTTAAATGGGGTGAGGACTTTGGTGCCACTGTGTGCCGTTACCCTTTCCCATcccctctgtgctgccagctggggaCACGTTTTGTGCCAGGGACGCTTTGGGCTTGTCTGTCTCCTCACCACCCCTCTCGCAGCCTGTCCAGCACCTCACGCCCAGGTGCAGTGGCCTCCCCAGCCCACCGCCttgcctctcctccctgcagggTGTACAAGAACACCGAGGAGCTGAGGACAAGGATTGCTTCAGGCATCATCGCTCCCCTTGGGCCCCCCGCAGAAAAGGCCAAAAAGGAGCCCGAGGCTGAGAAGAAGGATCCTGACTTGCACCGGGACTATGACCCCCTGAGGGTCCCTCCCCGGCAGCCAGCAGGCACAAGAGCACCGTCTTGGTGAGTAAAGAGCGGGTGGCTGCTGATGGTCCTCCGCTAGACGGGACGTGGTCCTGGCACAGCTTTCCAAACTACACCTCTGGTCCTCATCTTGCACGCATGGGATGGGGAGCGAAGAGGATCCAAACCCTCCCCAGCTAGTTTCAGCCTCGATGGCTGAATGCTCGGGTTTGATTTAGGTTGCCCGCTGAGGGACGGCTTGTTCTGGAGCTATGTGTTGGTTTGACCCTCCTTTGGCATTGCCTGGAGGTGTAGCTGGAGACCTACAAACCCAGGAGGGAGAGGGCACCAtacagggctggggggaaggtgtgagGCTGGAAGGAGGGAGGCCCTGCTCTGTGCTGGCTGAGGGACTGTCAGGACTCcggagctggcagagcagggacagcagTGGGAAGGACGGTGCCGTCATGGCGCCAAGCAGCCTCTGGGAGGGACATCAGAGCGCTGGGTGTCAGTTCATAATGTGGGCTCTAGCAGAGCTGTGGGGTCTCTGCTCACAACAGAGAGGAGAAGGCATGTGGTGGGTGCAGAGCCCTGCCTTTGCTTGGCACAGAACAGGAGCTACCTCTAATCCTCCTACCTGCTGTGGCAGGTAGAGCTGCCCTCCCAGGACGGTGCACCCAGCCGCAGCTTGGGGCAAGGCCCCAGGAGGTTGGGGGGAACAGAGACCTCTCCTCCTTGCTCTCCTGACCCTGCTTTCCTTTTGAAACCCTTTGCTGGCaaagctggggagaggggacacaTGGCACTCACTTCACCATCCCTCCCTGGCCCCTTCGTGCCCAGCCATCCCTCCTacatggcaagcaggcaggctcccccctctcttccccccGACAAGCTGTAATCCCCTTTGGAAGTCAGAGACACTGTGGTGGCTCTGCCATCTCTTGGGGACCGGCTGTGGCTTCTGCCTTGCATGTCACCTCTTGGTTCTTTAACCCCACTGCTGTCTGCTGGTGCTCAGGGCTGCTCAGGGTGCACGATGCTCCTCAGGGAGGCCTGGGCAGacaggctggagctgggcacgGCTCTGAAACCATGTTATTAGCACATAGTATTGGCAAGGAGATGTGACAGCTGGCTGCAGGCTCACTGCCCCACTGTCCTCGTGCTCCTGGAAGCAGGACTGTCATTGTGTCTCCAGCCGGGACATGCTGGAGAGCCTGGCCTAGCCCAGCACTGCTCAGGGAGCCCCTGGCACGGAAACTCCCAGTGTCCACAGACAGCTCCAGCCCGGAGCAGTGGGAACAGCAGGGCCCCCTTCACCTCAGCAAGCTTCCCGCAGGCCTGCCACGCACACCGGTGTCCACACCCAGCTGCACCCTGGAGCAGGGAATGCTGCATCCTGGGCATGGGGTGGCTCCCAACGCCAGCCCACTCACACAGGGTCTTGCAGGTCCCAGGGCCCTTTGGGTGCTGCAGTGCTTGCTATGGGAGAGCACCCATGAGCACAGCACCGGCAACCACACTGGCTgcactgccctgcctgcttgctcactcctccttcCTCCACGCGGCCAGTCTCCACTGAATGTCTCGCTGTGTTCTGTGTTTCAGGCCTTCCCCCTTGAGCCCCTTCGCTGTTGGTGGGGAAGACCTGGACCCTTTTGGGTGAGTATGGCTGGGAGAGATAATGCTTTGTGTGCCCAAGGAGCGTCCCCTGCTCTGCCcttggggggtgtgggggtgctggagaccttttctggAACAGCTGGAGTCCGCCTGGCTCAGGTGTCCGGTGAAGTGTCTCTAAGTGCAGACGGTGATGGGACAGTCACTCAGTGCAAATTGCAAGGGACCAATTGACAGTTGCTAAACCTCAATATGGTTCTAATATCGTAATAAGATGCCGTCTCTTGCATAGATGATAGGTTGCAATCTGTGTCTGTTTAATAATCAGCTTGTATTCATTTAACATGCAGTAATTCCTTCAGTAAATCAAAGCTGAATACGTCGTTAAGTGAATGTAAGCctctaatttaaaatgttaccagCTGCTGTGTCTACAGCCCAGCAGTCTGGAGAAGGGGAGGCTTAAAGCCGAGTCCACAAATTCTCAAGTCCTGGTTGTGAGCCTCCCGGCTGTCTGAAGCACTCGAGAGAAAGGCTGGGTAAAAGCAGGGCTGTCTGGGGCACTGATCTTCACAGATACATCTCTTGGTCTTTGGTTTGGTCAGGCAAGGAGAACCTGTCATCTTCCATTCCAATTAAAAGCACATAGTCAGACAAAAAACAGCTCTTGGAGTCATTGCAGAGCGTCCTGTGGCCCAGGGGAGTCCTCTTTGGAACCACTCTCCTGTGGGgattgcattttttcccctcttgcaagACTTGGTTCTCCGTGGGTTTGGCTAGAAAAGGGCCAGCTAAAAATGTCCTGCCCGGCTGGAAGGAGAGGCCTGGAGCCTGGGTGGCTGGAAGGAAACCTGATAGCACAAGGAGAAGGGGTTCAGTTGGGGGGGGGGACCCTGTTTCTCTCACTGCCTCCAGCCCTTCATCAGAAGTTTCTCTGTAAATGACAAAAAAGATTGTAAATGGAAGCAGATTTGTGTGCTGACACCTGCCAGCGCTGGGGCTGGAGACCCAGACTCCCAGGCATATGCTCGTGGGGCCTGGCTGTCCCGGGGCACTTTGGGCAGCCGGCCTGGCGTAATGGAACTCATTAGCGCGGTTGTTAATGACTTGTATGATGGCAGCGGTGTCCAGAGGCTCCAGCCGAGTTTGCACAAAGCCAACCATGAGGAATGGCACTCACAGCGTGGGGCAGCTCTGAGGAGCCACCGTGGTCAGCAAATGACTTCCAGGCAGCTTTTTGGAAAGGCTGGTGGGAGCCCCGGCTGGGTCCGCGAGCTCTTGCGACACTGCACAGGGCAGGACATGCTGCTCGCCCGGGAGAGCAGAGAGCAGGGACGGGAGGATGAGCCGGCAGCGAGGGCCAGCGGGTCTGATGCTTCCTCAGCGGGACTTACCAGCCATTACTGATGCCCTAAATGGCTCCTTGCGGGAACTGGTGGAAGAGGGAAGCTGCCTTTCCACTGCTCTGAGTGTCTGGTTTGGCTATGGCTccgaggaaggcaggcaggcaagggcTGTTGCTTCCCTGTGCCTGTCTCAAGCTAGGCTTTGGGGTATGCTGGCACCATAGGGCCCCGGACCTGGGTGTTTGCTGGTGCCCTGGCTTGGGCACAGTCTTTGCAGCCGTAAGACTCCCACCTTAGGATGATGATGAGCCATGATTTGCATCTTGCCCCTGACCTTGTGTTGTGGCATAATGCAGGCGGGTCTGCAGGGCGGGGATAaccctgggcaggagcagagtgTGATGCATTTGGGTTCCCTCCTGTCACAGACAGCAGCCACCATGGGACAAGGATCAGGTGTGCCCAAGCACTCTTACACATGCACGTGTACACACATGAAGGGCTCTCTATCTTTCTGCCATGGGCTTGCCTCACTGGCTTGTCCTGGCCTGTGTTGTGGTGGGTTAGGAGTGCTTTCCTTCCCACGTGCCATGTGTAAGCTTAACCCCGCATTCCCATGCTCGGTGTTCCTGCAGCAGAGGTTTGGCACAGGGACACGCTTTGCTCCTCTCACCAGTGCCCATCTcatctctttctctgcctttcctctccacAGAGGTCGGAGTGGGGGAATGATCGTGGATCCTCTCCGGTCTGGCTTCCCACAGCCTGGCACTGACCCATCATCGGGCATCCCAGGCCGGCTTCCCCCGGGAGCAGTTCCACCAGGCGCCAGATTCGACCCCTTTGGCCCGTTAGGGGCTGGTAGATCCAGGTAGGTATTTGGCTGTGCCTTGTATCCCCAGCTTGCTCTCCTGGCTCGTCCCTGTTGCTGCGAGACTGAGCTCTCGCTTCTGGTTTGACTCTGCTCTGAATTTCTTTCCAGGCCAGATCCTGACCACCTTCCCCCTCCAGGCTATGATGACATGTTCATGTGAGGAGTCACCCCATGGCTGCGGCCAGAGCGGTCTCCTGGGAGGCAGGGGCACTTTCCCCACTTAATTCCCCGTTTGGTGGACTTCAGTCTTTTCAGCAGCgtttttcttctccccactcGGGGCCACCTTCCAGTGTCAGACCAGCTATAAAGGTTTCCCTGTGTGCAGAACACAAGAGGAGGCAGTAGCTCTGTTTCTTTCCGTGCTCCTCTGAGGGTGCTTGGCCATTTGCACCCAGCTGAAGTGGTCCTGCCCTGTGCGAGGAGGCAGCGTGGGGTGTAGCACGGTGCTCTGAGAACGGCCCGGATGCCATGGggtttcctcctctgcttctcctggGTGGCACCGCTTTTGCTGCTGGGGTTACAGAAGCAGTCGGTGCTGAGGAGGGAGCTGGCTGGAGGGAGCTCCTGTGCTGCAGTAGCCTGGctgaaggcagcagctggagcaggcttcACATGCAGAGATggtttctttcttgctctttatCCAAGTAAAGGTTGGATTAGTGTGAGGGGCTAGAATGGTCTCCGTGGGCAGACCTCCGGCAGTGGCTGAGATCAGCTTCCGCGTGGCTATGCCCACTGGCTTTAAAGAGCACCAACAGCAAAGCCTTTAACGTGCACGAGAAGAGACATATATTGAATTCCTGGCCCCACTGtgccccctttctccccagcagacgtgttgtttttctttcccggAGTGTATGTGAAGCCCTGCAGGCGGCGTGGCGAGGGCCGCCTGCCAGGCACCACGCGGGGCTGGTGTAGGAGGGAAGGTGCTCGGTACCCGCATGACTTGCCGGTTTCGGCATTGGCTCTCCAGGCACGGCGGAGTGGAGCCTGGCACTGAGCTGGGGCCCTTCTGGGAACGTGCAGAGGGGGCTCCCGTGTGGGatttgctttgcagaagaggTTTATAGGAACATGTTACGCTACTGTCAGTCCTGTTGCATGAGGCTGGTGCAACTCTGCCTGGCTGAACTCTGCCAAACAGCTCGGGGAGGATGGGTGGGATCTGTGTGGCTCAGGCTCCTGACCTCTTTCTGGAAACCTCCTCCCttccccgcagctccccacaggTCAGTTCATTTTGGGGCCGCAGCTCGTCTGTCCTGTCAGGGGttcatactatttttttcttctcgtGGTTTGATTTCTTGGAAGGATGTTCATGAGATTGAAATAAAAACCTGACAACATTGTTGTGTTGGTGCTTGCTGGGGGTGGCccccccagccgcagcccccttctccctgccatgAAAAGGGAAGCCCCGAAGCTCTGCCCAGGCTGTGCCTGCCCTCCCCAAGGTGGAGGATTCACGCTGGGAACCCACTTTGTACCTTCCCCTGAGCAGCAGCGCTTTTCCGAGACGATGTGACTGTATTAAGAAAATTAAGTGGAGAGCAGCCCAGCCTTGGCTCTGGCTACGCTCCTTGCGGTAATTGGCTCTCTGGGGTATTGAATGCCGTCGGTACGCTGCATGCAGCCGTGCTGGCATAAATAAAAAGGGGGGAAGCGATCCCCCCGTCTATCTCTTTTCCCCaaaggctttttccttttaaaacccCTTTGCCTACAAATGCAGCTAATAAAGCCGAGTTACGGTGTGTAACCCTGGGCTGCATgcaggtgggagcagggaggatgGTCTGTAGAAATGGAGCACTGGGGGCAGCTGGAGTATCCCCTGCATCTCCCCAGGGCTCGCATGTGGACCCCTATGTTCCCAGGAGCTGGTGTCGAGCCCAGACCTGGTGGGGATGTGTCACCCCCACTGAACATCCCTGGGGTTTTTGGTGGACAGTCCCACCTGCAGACCCAGGGATGGGCAGTGGGTGATGCCCATGACCGGAGCAGACAGTGGCTGCGCTTGCAGcatgggtgggatggggagagagacCCAGGGCTTGGTGAGGCCACTCCTGCTTGTCCCCTCCGGCTCCTGGGGCAACCTGAGCCCATCCATAGTTTCGCCACAGGAGAAAGGAGCCCCCCAACCTCGTTGCATAGGGTTGAGAGACAGAGGGTGGCTGGGGAGACGAAACGGCTTTGGCCTTATCAGAGGGGCCCCCCTCTGCAGGAGGCGGCTGCTTTCTGCGCCTGAACTAATCATGTTCTGCAACCTTTCAGGAGGGAGAGACGCAGCCGGCTTTGATGGGGCTAATTAAAGCGAGCCAGCGCTGGGAGAGGCTGCATCGGGTCCTGATAAACAATCTTTTGTCTGCAGCGCTCAACTCCAGCGGGTGCGCGGTGCTGTGCAGCTGGGGGAGCAggtgggggaggagaggggtTTCAAAGAGGGCCAGTGCCCGGCATGGAGCCGTGCCTGCTGCAGGCCCGTGCCTGACCCTCGAGGCTCTTGGGGCTGTGCTGTCTGCTCTTGGGAGAGAAGGGGTAAAAGGAGGCGAGGACCCTCCTCTGGCAGCCGGGCACAGACCCCATTCCCCGAGCACGGTTGGGGGGCAGCCGCCCCTGCTGCGGGCTCGTACCACGCCGAGCATGGCGGCTGCAAGGGCCGGGTCTCCCACCAGCAAGAGGGACAGTCCAGGCCCTCCGCCGCGTGTCCCTGGCACGGCTGCTGCTAACCTAAGCGATGGAAAGCATTAACGTGCAAGGGAGCACAGCGAGCAACACACCTCGAGTTAATTTTATGGGGAGACCGTGAAGAGCGGCTGGGGCTGGCATGTGCGGTCTTGGCACAGGCAcagctctccctcctcccgcAGCACCGGCGAGGCGCTTCCATGTCATGTTTGAAGAAAGACGCTGGATTATTGGTAATGGCTTGAGATCCCCAGAGAGTCCTTCAGGCCATCTGCCagcctgcccagcccagcagcacctgCCCCGCACGCTCCCAAAGGCAGAGCCCCCGATGCTGCTAATTACTCTGCAGATGATGCTCCGTCCCCGGGATCCCGTGTACCGGGAACGCAAGTGTATTGCAccaacaggaaaacaaagcagcccCTGTTATACGGGACTGGGAAAGGCATGCTGGGCCATTCCCTCTTTGCTCACCCCTGGCACAAGCGGAGACCTCTGTGCTGAGCGGGGGGATGAGGACGCGCTGCCTGCCCTTGCACCATATAGTCCATGGCCCAGTGCAGTGGCATTGCCGGAGGGGAGCCAACCTTGTGCCCTGCCCAGCACCTCTCGCTGTAGCTGTGCTGCCCATCCCCGTGGCGTCGGGGGCAACCTGCCCAGCGTGCAGCTGTGCAAAGCATGAGGCAGCTGCCGTTGTCCCCAGCTTTGCAGGAAGGCAGCGAGGCctgggtgggcatctgctgcctgCCATGCTGCCCTCGGTGCCCCCCCTTCAGCAGGACCCTTCCCCTCACCGCCGGGCACGGTGCCACCCGCTCCTCCCCAGTGCCCATCCCGCACCTCCGGCAAAACTGGCTTCTCCCATGGAAACCGAAGGGGATCCAGAAATGGCATGTAGGGGTGAAAAGCTCTCCCATCAGGCTGGTTTCACTGCACCTCCAGGGGATGGGGCGGGGGAACTTTTTCTGGGGTATCTCAAAGCTGCCTCCAACCCACCCAGCAGCACCTAATTCCCATGAGTGGGTGAAGCCCCCGGACCCTCCTGCGCTGAGTGTCCGGTGACCCTCATCCCACCTGGGCTGTGTGGTGTCAGCCCCCCTTTTCCAGCCAGATTTTTCTCACCACCCTGGAATATTTTTGATTGCTTCCTAAATACACCCCTGCATATTAATCATCACAGGTCAGCGCCTCaagctggctgtgctgctcttccccaaCACCTGCCGGGAGCGATGAAGGGATAGCCAGGCCAATGCAGGGAGGAACTGTGGGGCAGCCGGCTGCGGCATGGAGCAGAGTGGCTCCAGGGCTGCCGGCAGCTCCACGTGCCCCCGCTGCAGCCACCTTCCACCTCAGCCCGGGGGTCTCTGTACGAAAACATTTCCCAGCCCTGGAGCTCTTGATGGGGGAGCTTCTTTAATGGCACTCCTTCCTTGCTGCACTTCGTTCACTTTAAATGTATTTATCTCAATTGAGAGGCTTTCCCCCAGTCCTGCAGGTCTTCGAGGGACAGCCCAGAAACACGCTGACAAAACAACGATGGCCCCTTCGCACAGAATCTCTTGAGCAGCCTTATGCTCTAACCCACGGGAGTATTTCTCATATCCACATAAAGCAGGTGCTTAGCAGATGTAACCTCCAACCAGGTTCAGCCTTTCATCCTAGAAAGACCTCTTCCACGTTATTTAAAACGACAAAAATTGATGAGGATGATTTCTCCCTCTAATGGGTTTATTTTCTAATCCAGGCTCGCAGGACCAGCGCTGAGAGTTGCGGGAGGGACTTCTGCCTTTCCCAGGGGAGTCTCCTTGCGAACACCCAGGGCTCCCCCAGCAGACCCTGCACAAGAgccttcctccctttcctccccttcctcctgtggTGTGGGCCCCCTGCCCCAGGATCAGCCTCTCCGTGACAGCCATGATAGCAtttgctctccctgccctgcttgGGCCCTTCATTTGACCCTGCAGGCTCTGCTCACAGCCATTCATCCCAGGGATGTGGGCAGAGGCGATGCCTGTTTGGGGGACAGTGGAGCACAGCCGCCCATTTTGCCCCAAGCATGGTTTAATACCAGCGAAAGGTGCCAGGGTGCCAGGGCTGCGGGCATGAGGCCATTTGCTGGGACCCTAAAATAAATATGGAGTGTGGATGGGTGACGTGGTGATGGAGAGAGGGATGTGCGGCCCTTCACAGCAACAGGATGAATCGGCTGCAAAGTGCTAGAAATGAAAACACAGGGCAGAGGATGCTGTCCCCAGCATCCGAAGGGGACACTGGAAGCTCTGAAACAAAACCTGACCCAGGCAATCACACTGCATGTAAAAATGACTTTCCTCTTGTGTGGGGCTGTCTGGCGAGATTTGTCTCTGCCTGGAAACATTTGAAGCGAGGAATTTATGGGATGGATTAAAACCTGGTGGCAGTTCATGACAAACATCACCTTTTGTGG
This region of Harpia harpyja isolate bHarHar1 chromosome 1, bHarHar1 primary haplotype, whole genome shotgun sequence genomic DNA includes:
- the PSMF1 gene encoding proteasome inhibitor PI31 subunit encodes the protein MAGLEPLYAWALAAISRPQDALICGVHWELVRHGYRCLGAGDQPGSDERKSELLPAGWEANKEVYTLRYKSTDDARELLLKAIMVEDSMILNVMDRSSQKVADVTLAVANYINPKHLDDFHKVYKNTEELRTRIASGIIAPLGPPAEKAKKEPEAEKKDPDLHRDYDPLRVPPRQPAGTRAPSWPSPLSPFAVGGEDLDPFGGRSGGMIVDPLRSGFPQPGTDPSSGIPGRLPPGAVPPGARFDPFGPLGAGRSRPDPDHLPPPGYDDMFM